The genomic window TCCAAGAAGCCATGAATAGTGCCCGCGAGATGCAACCGTAGATACCAAAGCAGAAGTTTCAGTCGAGAGTCATCCTGATCCTGTGTAGCAATCCTGGGGGGGCATCTCTATTTCCGCGATCGATTCCTTCGCTTCTGAGTGTCTCCTGTTTCAGATCCTTCGTGGCTGTGTGCTTCGGAGCCATTTGAGACGATACACTCACTAGCTTCTATACGTGTTCGAAATGTGTTCTTTTTGTTGTGGTCTTCCGCGTGTTGTAATGATGGGATGTATGGGAAAACACTGGAGCTGTCCATTTTGAATGCTTTTATTATCAACACTTGAAAATGTGGCAGTATCGGATGGATGTTTATGGGAACGAATctctccccaaaaaaaaaaaaaaaaagaactatacATGTATATACAGCCAAAGTTCTCCGTGATGCGGATGGTGATGTGGTGGCTGCTTACCGGGGGAGAGTGAATAATCTGATGCATCCTCTCCATGGTGAGCTTATTGCATGCTTACAGGGAGTCCAGGCAGCAGTGGAGATGGGAATAGGGTGGGTGATGATTGAGACAGACGCGACGGCTGTGATCCAAGCGGTCTACACAAACGATTTCGAGCTGAGCGACGTGTCGTTCCTGGTGGCAGAGCTTCAATCCTTACTGCGCCTGAATTTCATTTCCTGGAGTGTTAGTCATGTACCTCGGCTATATAACAGAGTAGCTCATGAACTGGCAGCTATGGGTAGTGTCTGCGATCCGGCGGAGGCCCCTGTTTTGGCTCCTATTCCGGCACAAATCATGTACCTGGTTGCTGATGATTTAGCAGTGTCATAGTAATGGAAATCCTGAtttcccctaaaaaaaaaagttttcgtCCCCACTATACAATTGGGTGGTTCCCTCTCAAAAAGTCCAGGAGGCAGGAGCCCTCGGTCCTGCGATGCACCGATGTCTGGAGAGGCGCAGCGCCTGGACAGACGACGAGTGGCACAGATGTCATGCGGCGGGGCCATGGCGTACGGTGGTCAACGTCTTCTTACAACGAATTTAATagtgatatgtctaaatttttAGTACTAGAATATGCCACATCtaatactaggttggttttttatgggatggagggagttctCTCTTTatacaaaataaactaatattaaatgagacatactccctctgttccataaaAAAAGCCAATCCTAGtatctcaaaacaaaaaaaaagagatgaaaaatGACTGAAATGTCcataatcattaaaaaaatagagatgaAGAATGACTGAAATGTCcataatcattaaaaaaaaagtaagacatactccctctgtcccataaaaaagcCAATCCTAGTATCTCAAGACAAAAAAATAGAGATGAAGAATGACTGAAATGTCcataatcattaaaaaaaagtaagacatactccctctgtcccataaaaaagcCAATCCTAGTATCTCAAGACAAAAAAATAGAGATGAAGAATGACTGAAATATCcataatcattaaaaaaaatagagatgaaGAATGACTGAAATGTCCataatcattaaaaaaaggtAATAAGAGAGATATATAGGTAAAGAATATTGAAGggataaaacttctcgttttagggaCTGAGCAGTAACTGAGCGTAAGTAGAATgatagaagttggttttttagaTAAAATTCATACTCTattagttaagttttttttgggacggatgaagtatctGTCTAGATTCTCATTGTACTAATGTTCAAATTTGCTGTCTAGATTCTCATGGTACTTAGTTCAAATTTTTTGTTGTACCATCAAGTAATATATCCCTTCATATGctagattgatttattttaaaacagagaaaTGGAGTAGTTGCCAAATCCACTAGTCAaacttagaattttttttgaaaggatgACACAACAGAAACTCGAGTTTGAAATTTGTTGATACTAAGGAATTTGAATAAGAGCATGCTCTTCTCATCTGCCATGCAAAATTCAAGATCAAACTTGTACAACGTAACATTCAATATGTGGGCCATTTTTGGCTGAGTTTTTAGGCCTCCATGAAGACCTACTCCTACATGACAGCATGAATTTACAAGACAACACTCCACGCAGCACGGGCGTAGGAAAAAGTCACTTTCTGCTGGTTGTAGCTATCCTCCCTATTAAGCACCCAAATTATATGCtggtaaaaacaaaaaacacaGCAAAAACTAGGAATTGAAACCTAGCATCCCATTATTCTCCCATTATTGGAGCATCACAAAATAAAACTCCGTACAGCTTGTGATTCGACTGTAATGGGAATCAAAATTCAAACTAGTATGAGTATCTCTTCCAATGGAACGAGCAATCTTCTGCCCTGCGCCTCCAAAATCACGGATCCCTGCAGCTGAATAATCATGATGACCGATGTCCAGGTTTTAAATCTCCAGAGAATTTATACGATGTGATGTCGCCAGATGTTCCTTGTGAAGCCTAGTTCACAGTCTTGGTCAGTAGCAGGTGAACCAGTACGAGGAAGCCAAGCCCGAGCAAGAAAGTTTGCCCCTTCATATTTTCAACTAGCTCCCACCTGTAAGTATCAACCAGTAGACAGCTGCTGGTAAAGCCTGTTTGAAATTTCATCTTTATTACTACCAGACGATGCAAGCAGtaaataaaaacaacaaatattAGCAATGAAAATTCGGTAGGTCAGGTGAATCGCTTGCTTGCCAGGTCCAACAAACTAAAAAGACCAGAATAAAGCAAACACATTGATCGTTACATTTTCTTCAAGTGAATAAATTGATCAATAGATGGACATTAATAAATCATGCATCTTTCAACGATTGATCCTGCGATTACCATTCTATTCCAATATAGGTTCACATAATGATGTGAGGGTTGCTTACCAGTTTCCAGCTGAAAAGGAACTCTGTTCCTTCGTGGCTTCCTCTACTGCAAATTCTTCTAACAGGGCACGTTGACGTTCATTAACCATTCTGCAGATTAAATTGTGTTGATCAGAAATCAAATTGAAGTGTGATGCACTGTGTAAATCTCTTTAGATGAAATTGCGAAAGACCAGTGTAAATCCCTTTAGATGAACCAAATTGAATAGAAAGGTATTGATGACTTGAGATTTATCCACAATGGAGCAAAAGTAAGGTCAAAAGGTCATAGAATATTAAACGTCAGCTCAGCGTAAATCAAAATGAAGTATGAGATGCTGACGCTGTTATCTGTAAAATTTCATGCACTGACTAGTTGCCCCCATGTTTGGGATTATCAACAACAGCAGGAACCCAGTACACCTCTTGGGACTATCTTTTCTAGAGTTCAGGACCTCTAGGCATACCATATGAGTTCCACGTGCCAAGTGCCAACCAGTTAGCCTAAATGCTTAAAAAAGAGATCTGTGCGATCCAATCATAATTCAACACTATGTCCTATAAAAGGTCAAACTTAACTCAGAGACCAAGTTCCCCTGACCAGTTTAACCCATCCTATTAGACTGGTCCAGCTTTAGGTTACCAAAACCAGTTCTGCAGAACATCTACGGGTTATTGCACCCATAGCATTTTTGGTCCTCTTCCTTGTCATCCTTGTAGCCAACATTTCTTTCTATAGTTGGTGCAAATTTTTGCATGCTGTATGAAGTGCAGTCCGAAAGGGACTACTGCACGGTTTACTTCAAAAACAAATATGTGATAAGAGGAAATGGAATGCCAGCATATCAAGTAACTTGATCATAGGGTGCATCCTTATGTTGCAAAACAGAAACAGGTAACACGAAAAGGACAAACAACTTACGAGGGAAAATGTATTCGAAATCGGACATGTTGGTCCCCAAGATACCCAGCCTGGTTGGGCAATCCTGACAATAGTAATATATTTAGCACTTTGCTAGGAACACACTCTGGTCTTAGATTTAATTAATAATTGCATAATTTACCTTTACCCCTTAAAACTATAACCTGCCCTGGTTGAACTCCTTTGGGTATCTGAAAAAAATTCACCAGATATCAACTACGCAAAATACGAAAATTCACACTTCAAACACACCATCTCATGAAATTTATGGTAACATGGAGACATGCTTGATGCTTCCATAAAGTCAGGCCAAGTTACCGGgcattataaatataaaaagggATACATTCTATGAAACATTGCATGGCTAGGTTTGTAAATACAATATGTAATGAAGAAAGTCCAACTTTGGTCGCTCAAGACTTCATGTCTTAACTTTTTCCAAATAGGATGATGTGGATGATATGTGCTAACTAATGATCTGTTTCgcaaaagaaaaacgaaaagtAATGGCGCGAAGCCACATAAAACAAAGCTATTTAAGAAAAACTACTATGAACGCAATTTGCACCAGTTTAGCATTTGAAGGGTGaaacttaaaaatatagaaGTTTAGGGTGAAAATTTAACTCTGATGAGAGTTAAGGGACAAAAGATGGACCTTTTCCTGTCGTATTTGTTATACAATATCAAGGTCTTTATGGAAAACTACAATAGTTGTATTTGTTATACAACTGTAAAGTTCTAGTATCTAATCCATCAATTATGTCAACCGGTATAACCAGCCCCCAACCAAAAATAAGCCGTTTATATccttctctctcatcatctctctctttatatatttatatctcAATAAGGAGAGATTGTAACATCTATGTTCCATTTTAGGGTTTACAGTTGGAACTTCGAGCCCTTAAATTGAAGGATGGTGTTTTTTATCCTACTAGTTCTTTATACGTGTGTACATgtatatagacaagattagcAAATAgtcaaaattatataaaatgttACTATGACAGAAGTGCCTAATCTTTAGTAGTAGTATATGAGGATTGCTAATTTGTTACCTTAACTTCTGCTGTGCCATCTAAAGTCGGCACTTCAACTTTTCCACCAAGCATTGCCTGTCATTTTTTTCAAGGAAGAAAACAATAAGCAACAATatcatcacaattcacaatcaCCATTAATTAATAGCACAAATTCGAAGGGCCTCCACAGAGGCACAGATATTCATCAAGTGCAGTTTGATACAAGAGTTTTCAACAGAGAATAATCACAATAATAGTGTTCCCCAAATCTAACAAACTATCACATCTGATTTCACCACCTCTATAGGTTCACCAAGACAGCATCGTCAACCTCTGAAGGCTTCTACATCTCTCAAGATAGTATTTATAGTGAAAAATGGAGAGTTTTTATTGCCTGAATGGACTAGATTTTTCTTGAATTGTAATTAGAATGATGATTCGCATAACTTGCAGTCTATATTAGGAGGGAAGCAAGCTACGAAGTACATATGTTAGCAGTAGGAAAATATTCCTGAAAAGTAGTGTATTTCTTACAAATGCTTACtctatattaaatattaataaCAGAAGGAATATTTGTTACTACCTGTGTGAAGCTAATCTTTTTGTCTACATGGATATCAGCACCATCACGAACAAACACTGGATCACTTGCTACCTATGATATACATAGTTCATGGAAGAATCAGCAGCTGGGTTGCTTGAGAATTGAGATAAGCTGAGGCTAATAGCGTACTGCTCACACATGGCACAAGCCAGTACATTGCATGTATTTATACTACATAGATCTAACTAACCAGGATAAACGGCAAAACAAACTACTTGGAGGGTCATCCGGAATAACAGAGAACATGACCATGACTGGAAGACAATGAAACAACATAGAGAGACTTATGAAGTCCCATGGTGTCAAACTTGCATAAAGATGAGGAATCCTATAGTGCAACAAGTGGCCATTATATTTTGGTCAGAGTCATAGATTCTTTAACGCACATATTTGGATGAACCAAAGGATGGAAACTAGTCTGTCCTAATACATATACATGCAAACTAATCCATAACAAGCTACATAGTGAGAGCCAGGACCCCGTAATTTGCAGCAAAAATCATGAAAACCATGTTAAGGACTTAAGGTGCTTACATAGAAATGCAAGACTCTCTATACCTATGAATCATCTCAGCTAATGCATGATTTCATGACTTTGCTAcaatatttatagaaaatattgtTCTTTTCCTTCAACATAGTAACGAACAAAAATGGAACGAGTAAAATCTACAAGCACAATTGTTTAAACTgattaatatattattttcattCTAAACTTCAAATACGCCAAGACAAATCGAAATATTGTAATCCTCATGTTTTCCTATCTTCCTTATCCTCATTAGCACCTCAGTACTAAGCAACAAACTTTTAACATTGacaagtcaaataaggcttatgTCAGCAATAATAAATAACTATGTGCACCAATATATTCACAGAACTTgtaagttcataaaaaaaaaggtcaagcATTCATGTAGGTGTATTCTCACTTGAAGCTTAATGTACAAACTTCCAGGTAGGGTTCCACGTCCACCACTATGTCCAGCCTCTGGTACATGAATTGTATCGCCAGAATCAACCCCTATGTTGAGTGAAACAAGGACTAATTAACATGAAAACACAATTCACAGTCTCAACTTAAGTTTAATTGTAAGCAACATGTCATACCTATAAAGAGTTTCAAAACAACCTTAGCAAACTAGGAAGCAACATCCTTTTTAcaattgagaaaagaaaaaactagaAACTAGAATGACAACATAGCAGCCCAGATGCCAGATGTTCCTTGAATGAACCTGTCAACGCAAAGAGATGGAGCAATATATATGCAAGCTAACTTAGATTTTACATTTTTCACGAGAATGCATGTGCAATATATGTGGATAAGGCGCAGTAATAGAGCTAGGTTTTGGCATGTGTTAGCCTGACGTGTGTCTGTAATATAGCTACAATGACTGGTAAAAGTCGTGTTATGCATACCCGCAAACCtggggttttgtgaaatttatttgaagtttttttaagTGGAATAGCAAAAATGTAAATCATTTTGACAATTGTAGCCGTTTCAGGGAAAGGAGCTGGCTAACAACGATAATTTAAGGTTAGCTGCACAGCACCTGCTGGAATGGTCACATTTACATATTTCATGCCATCTACCACCCCTGAACCTTTGCATGTCAGGCAGTAATCCTGTGAAAATAGTCACAAATGAGATagggtaaaaaaagaaaaatctgacATGTTACTCGCAGAACCCTTACCTTAATTACTTTCCCAAAGCCTCTGCAAGAAGTACAAATGGATGTGAATGGGTGAATGGAAACCTGCACAAACCACCAGTGGATATGTTTAGAAAGCATATCCAGCATTCATGTTAGAAAGGGAAAATTGAATATAAAAGCAAATACTCACTCTTCCTGCACCTCTACATGAAGGGCAAACATACATCTTTGCATTGGCCAAGTACCCTCTCCCATCTGACATCAAACAATACCATGAGAGCTTTACTCAAAAACAAAGGACAATGCATGGCAAATGAGAACTAGTGGACTACTGTATATATTACAGTATATGCTAGATCGGGTCAAAAAGAAAGGGCAATGCATGCCAAATGAGAACTAGTGGACGACCGTACATATGGCAGTATATGCTAGATCAGGGCAATCAACCTTAAAGCTTTGTGTAGTGTATTTATTCAGCAAGTCATCATAAAAAACAAGCATATATTCTCCTGCATACtctaaaaaaatcaagcatttaaagttatttatatatatatatatatattaaaaaaaaggtattgtCTGCTCACCTTATTTACGACACTAGGACATGATCTAGATTCAGTTATTGATTTTTAGAAAAGCTTTAAGTAAATTTTGCAAAAGTACATGGTAGTAGTTTCATAAGCGATCATATAAAATGCTGACATATCCTATACTACCAGTCATACCCAATAATTATTAACTCAGATACAACTGACACCCCAGAACATGCTTGGCAGTAGTTGGAGGGAGAAATTACATGAGCATCATTGATGGTACCATATTTGTGATATCATGTGGCATGATAACTGAAGGAAAATCTAATGGAATAGGATTTCCCATTTGCTTAAGCTACAGAAAACAGCTAATCTAACTAATGGTACCGCTTAAACTAGTGCCTTTTCCACAGGACTGAATGCTCAGACAAACTATCTAGATAGATGAGATACATGGACACTACCAGTCAGTAAGTTTCTTCGAGGTTTACAGCAAAATAACTTATGCATCAAGCATTTATTAGAAACATGACTTGCGACGATTTGAAACTTGCTTCATAGTACGTGCAATATAAATAAGAAAAACTGTTCCAGGATAAATGCACACCACATGAGTCGCAAAGATTTTTTGCACTGAAGGAGACTTGCTTCATGCATCCTTTAACAGCATCTCTAAAGGAAAGATTCACCTCTACCTATGAAAGTAAAGCCATGAAATTAGTTTCAATGACTAAAAAAAAGGTTACATAGTAAAAGAAGCATAAGCCTTAGGATGAACCTCAATATCGTTGGCATGTGCATCTACATCATGCTCAAAAACCTGAATACAAAGAGAAGCGTTGCACTCCATTGTGAGCTATTTAagtaaaaaatggaaaaatatggAAGGAAAAAGAGTCACCTCggagaatattttgtaaaatttactggAAAAAGGACCATTGTTTTGTCTGTAGAATTCTGCAAAGGGATTATGACCCTGCTTGTGGAATCCTGAAAATGGATCTTGATAGGCCCCATCAAAATCCATCCCACTCTTTGAGGAATTTGTCTCCGACCCTCTATAAAATAGCTGCAGTATTACAACAGACCATGAACTTCACGGACATACTACCAGACCTCAAATATTAACATGCTATTTAAAGATCTTGCAAAACAATGGTCCATAAACTATTAACTTGAGATGTTTATCAAATGATGTATTTCCAAAGATACCACATTCCCTAAAAAAGGGGAAGATGATAAAGAAATAGCGTACAGCAGGTAGGGATTTATTACCATATCATACTGCTCTCTCTTCGAAGGGTCGCGCAATGTCTAGAGTCCAGCATTATCAAACTTATGATACTGTTAATTTGGCACAAAGATTAAAACATTACAAAGCAAAATAGATGTGGTAACTTACTTGCCTCGTATGCATCTCTTATTTCCTGAAATGTCCTTTTTGCAGCAGTATTCCCCCTGTTTGTGTCTGGATGGTACCTTTTTGCAAGCTACATACAAGTAGTAATCTGTAATTAATTCAAGTAGAACATCATCAAAATCTAACGCAAGTCAACTACCAGTGCATCTAGTTTATCTTATCTTAATCCTAGTCTGAAACCACTTCTTAAAACATCTACCTATGGAGGTATGGCGGCATTTTCTGTATAATAAAAGAAATGGTTTTAAGCTGTTGGACTGATTGTTGGTGTGATCAACAAGATATACATCAGAAACAACTCAAGACAATACTTTGATTTTTCACAGAGACAGACGAAAATAACACGGCAATGTGTTTTTTCCTCCAAAGTAAACTGCAACACACATGAATGCTAGAAATGGAAAATATTACCACCTGAGAAATTATATTAACTTTATGAAATGCTCATGcccatgccaaaaaaaaaactgagcaaGCCTTGTGGACTTAAAGAGAACTATAATGTGACACTCACTGAATGAAAAGCCCTCTTGATTTCTTCCTGCGAAGCATCTTTAGGAACACCAAGAATCTTGTAATAGTCTTTCTCTGGTGAACTGTGTTGACCTGGCAGATGCGACAGAAAATGCTTGATTGGCCTTTGTGTTTGAAATAACAAGATAATATGATTACCGAGATTCATGTAACACCAGGACAGCAACCTGTAGCATGAAAAGACCTGCTCAATGTAAATGATGTCAACATGAACCGTCCATAGCATTTATCACCAATATAGATGCCACTGGAGCTGCAAGCTGCATCGCcagatgaaacaaaaaaaagtgggAAGTGTTAACGAGCAGAGAATGacaggaggaaaaaaaagacagGGCCCATTTGGAACACATGAATTTTACAGGATTATGTTTACAAACAACATCAACTTGATTACATAAACCACACTATTTGAAACAGTTCAATTCCCATGGCCTCAATTTAGCCAATAGACGATATGTTTGATTTAAATCAGCATCGTACCCCTGCAGAGACAAAAAATCTTAATTCTCTTTCTGGAGAACGACTCATGAGATAGTCCTCATAGCATATCAAATTATTCTCTAATCCCATACTACATTAACATCCCAATAGTAATCAATATCACCAACACATTTTCCTAAAATGTATTGTACGATACGGAAGCTATTATTCTGCAGCCATGTAGTCAAGTTCACTGTTCACCACAAGTTAAGAAGAAAGAAGTCACATATAGTCTAAATAGAACCTGAATAATGCAAACAACAACCTTAAAATCATGTGCCTTTGTCACCATCTTACGGATCCATAAGATTGAACCTCGAACAACATTTGCAAGTAGAGATTAAAGAATTATGTGCTAAATCCCAAACAGACACATCGACAGCAGAAAATCAGTTTATGGCCCCTTTTGGGACAGCTTATGATTATACAGATTATAGATTATAATCAACTTATAGATTATGGAACTATCTAAAGAATCTGTTGGTTGAATAATTTGCCAATTTATGTCCTGATTGTTGATAGGCTCATTATCTGAACTAAGTGTATAAAGACTAGAATGCCCCTATTCagaatttttttcaccactttgtTGACAAATCAATTCTCCTAGGCAAAAGAGTTGCATGCCAATAAAATGTAGCATGACCcatctgagaaaaaaattgtaacaTTATTCAATTTCAATTCTTCTACAGATTATTGTAGCATTGCCTTTCTTAATGAAAAGATGCACATTGTTGCCACCCAATTTCTGTTCAAGAGGAAACACACCGACAATTTTTATGCATTGTTGATTAGCGTTCAATTGAAGAATACATACAATCTGAACATTAATTTGTCTCTTTCagtcaaaaatccccaaatcacataagaggaaaggaaaaaacagagaaagaaaagaacattTGGATCTAGCTGTTAGCTGTAGCTCGCCCGCGGTGGCGGAGGAACGAACCGATAAATCATTCCGCAAAACCAAACCAACGCGAGATAGAACAAAGCTTATCAGGACGAAGGAAATTACGCGTGGAATGCCGAATCCATTTGCTCCCCTGCGCAGCCACCTGCAGGCACAAACTCCAATCAAAATGAACAGCTAAACCTTCCCAAAGCCCCCCAATACCAAATCGGGGAAATGGAAACAAGCATCGCACGAGACGAAATCGCCTCACCTCGCCGGAGCGTAGCGCGAGAGACCTCGACGCGAGCCGGAGCCACCCCTGCCGTCCCatccaaggcggcggcggcgcacgcggcgaACGGGCGGCTGGTCTTGCCCGTGGCCCGTGGAGCCTCGTGGAAGAAGCGCGAGGGGCAGAGGTCCCGAGCGCGAGAGAgtgggaggacgaggaggaggaggaggatcgcGGAAGAAGCGGAGGGTTCGAGAAGATTCCAGAAGCAGCTCGAGCTGCCTCGACTAGTCGCctcgggagagaggggaggggaatcgTGGATTGGGGGAGAAGAAAGAGGTTTTGGGTTTCAACGGCGTAGGTGGGCTGGCGGCCCAGTATGGATCGCTTCATCGGGATGGAGGGAAAGCCCGATGGCGCTAGTGG from Oryza glaberrima chromosome 6, OglaRS2, whole genome shotgun sequence includes these protein-coding regions:
- the LOC127777160 gene encoding chaperone protein dnaJ 1, mitochondrial isoform X1, which produces MGRQGWLRLASRSLALRSGEVAAQGSKWIRHSTPCSSSGIYIGDKCYGRFMLTSFTLSRSFHATGQHSSPEKDYYKILGVPKDASQEEIKRAFHSLAKRYHPDTNRGNTAAKRTFQEIRDAYETLRDPSKREQYDMLFYRGSETNSSKSGMDFDGAYQDPFSGFHKQGHNPFAEFYRQNNGPFSSKFYKIFSEVFEHDVDAHANDIEVEVNLSFRDAVKGCMKQVSFSAKNLCDSCDGRGYLANAKMYVCPSCRGAGRVSIHPFTSICTSCRGFGKVIKDYCLTCKGSGVVDGMKYVNVTIPAGVDSGDTIHVPEAGHSGGRGTLPGSLYIKLQVASDPVFVRDGADIHVDKKISFTQAMLGGKVEVPTLDGTAEVKIPKGVQPGQVIVLRGKGLPNQAGYLGDQHVRFRIHFPSMVNERQRALLEEFAVEEATKEQSSFSAGNWWELVENMKGQTFLLGLGFLVLVHLLLTKTVN
- the LOC127777160 gene encoding chaperone protein dnaJ 1, mitochondrial isoform X3, with product MGRQGWLRLASRSLALRSGEVAAQGSKWIRHSTPCSSSGIYIGDKCYGRFMLTSFTLSRSFHATGQHSSPEKDYYKILGVPKDASQEEIKRAFHSLAKRYHPDTNRGNTAAKRTFQEIRDAYETLRDPSKREQYDMLFYRGSETNSSKSGMDFDGAYQDPFSGFHKQGHNPFAEFYRQNNGPFSSKFYKIFSEVFEHDVDAHANDIEVEVNLSFRDAVKGCMKQVSFSAKNLCDSCDGRGYLANAKMYVCPSCRGAGRVSIHPFTSICTSCRGFGKVIKDYCLTCKGSGVVDGMKYVNVTIPAGVDSGDTIHVPEAGHSGGRGTLPGSLYIKLQAMLGGKVEVPTLDGTAEVKIPKGVQPGQVIVLRGKGLPNQAGYLGDQHVRFRIHFPSMVNERQRALLEEFAVEEATKEQSSFSAGNWWELVENMKGQTFLLGLGFLVLVHLLLTKTVN
- the LOC127777160 gene encoding chaperone protein dnaJ 1, mitochondrial isoform X2 — protein: MGRQGWLRLASRSLALRSGEVAAQGSKWIRHSTPCSSSGIYIGDKCYGRFMLTSFTLSRSFHATGQHSSPEKDYYKILGVPKDASQEEIKRAFHSLAKRYHPDTNRGNTAAKRTFQEIRDAYETLRDPSKREQYDMLFYRGSETNSSKSGMDFDGAYQDPFSGFHKQGHNPFAEFYRQNNGPFSSKFYKIFSEVFEHDVDAHANDIEVEVNLSFRDAVKGCMKQVSFSAKNLCDSCDGRGYLANAKMYVCPSCRGAGRVSIHPFTSICTSCRGFGKVIKDYCLTCKGSGVVDGMKYVNVTIPAGVDSGDTIHVPEAGHSGGRGTLPGSLYIKLQVASDPVFVRDGADIHVDKKISFTQAMLGGKVEVPTLDGTAEVKIPKGVQPGQVIVLRGKGLPNQAGYLGDQHVRFRIHFPSMVNERQRALLEEFAVEEATKEQSSFSAGNWLYQQLSTG